One Pleurocapsa sp. PCC 7327 DNA segment encodes these proteins:
- the rplK gene encoding 50S ribosomal protein L11 has product MAKKVVALIKLALPAGKANPAPPVGPALGQHGVNIMAFCKEYNAKTADQAGMIIPVEISVFEDRSFTFVLKTPPASVLIRKAAGIERGSNEPNKKIVATITRDQLRQIAETKMPDLNANDIEAAMKIVAGTAKNMGVNIKE; this is encoded by the coding sequence ATGGCAAAGAAAGTTGTAGCACTAATTAAACTAGCTCTTCCAGCAGGAAAAGCAAATCCAGCTCCCCCAGTCGGTCCGGCGTTAGGTCAGCATGGGGTCAACATCATGGCATTTTGTAAAGAATACAATGCCAAAACAGCCGACCAAGCAGGCATGATTATCCCGGTAGAAATTTCGGTCTTTGAAGACCGCAGTTTCACCTTCGTTCTCAAAACTCCTCCTGCCTCGGTATTAATCCGCAAAGCAGCCGGAATCGAACGAGGTTCTAACGAACCCAACAAAAAAATCGTGGCGACTATCACTCGCGACCAACTGCGACAAATCGCCGAAACCAAAATGCCCGATCTCAATGCCAACGACATTGAAGCAGCGATGAAAATCGTAGCAGGTACCGCCAAGAATATGGGTGTCAACATTAAAGAATAG
- the rplA gene encoding 50S ribosomal protein L1 encodes MAKKVSRRLREALAKVEDKPYQPLEALQLLKKTATAKFNETAEAHIRLGIDPKYTDQQLRTTVTFPKGTGQTVRVAVIARGEKVQEASAAGADIVGSEELIDEIQGGMLDFEVLIATPDMMPKVAKLGRLLGPRGLMPSPKGGTVTTDLASAIQEFKAGKQEFRADRTGIVHVMFGKASFSAEDLLVNLKALQETIDRNRPSGAKGRYWRSVFVSASMGPSIQVDINALRDLKLTEA; translated from the coding sequence ATGGCAAAGAAAGTTTCGCGCCGACTTCGAGAAGCGCTAGCAAAAGTAGAAGACAAACCGTATCAACCCTTAGAAGCCCTTCAGCTTCTTAAGAAAACCGCAACAGCCAAATTTAACGAAACGGCTGAAGCCCATATTCGTTTGGGAATTGACCCCAAATATACCGACCAGCAATTGCGAACCACCGTAACCTTCCCGAAAGGGACGGGACAAACGGTGCGAGTTGCCGTCATTGCCAGAGGGGAAAAAGTGCAAGAAGCAAGTGCCGCTGGGGCTGATATCGTCGGTTCGGAAGAACTCATCGATGAAATCCAAGGTGGCATGCTGGATTTTGAGGTATTGATCGCGACTCCAGACATGATGCCCAAAGTGGCAAAATTAGGGCGTTTATTAGGTCCTCGCGGCTTGATGCCCTCTCCTAAGGGCGGCACGGTAACCACAGATTTAGCTTCAGCCATTCAGGAATTCAAAGCAGGAAAACAGGAATTTCGGGCTGACAGAACGGGCATCGTCCATGTTATGTTTGGTAAGGCATCTTTCAGTGCCGAAGACTTGCTAGTTAACCTCAAAGCCCTACAAGAAACGATCGATCGCAATCGTCCTTCTGGCGCTAAGGGTCGTTACTGGCGCAGCGTATTCGTTTCTGCCTCGATGGGACCCTCTATCCAAGTCGATATCAACGCACTGCGCGACCTCAAACTGACAGAAGCATAG
- the rplJ gene encoding 50S ribosomal protein L10, translating into MGRTKENKETVVADLKELLKDSQLAIVIDYQGLSVAEITDLRRRLRPIGGSCKIAKNTLMRIAVEGDDNWQPMQEFLKGASALMTVKEDVGGAVKAYKSFQKDKKKTELRGGVMEGRALTKAQVEALADLPSKEQLIGQIAGAINALATKIAVGINEVPSSLARVLQAYAEKEQGDAAS; encoded by the coding sequence ATGGGAAGAACCAAAGAGAATAAAGAGACGGTAGTAGCCGATCTCAAAGAACTCTTGAAAGACTCGCAATTAGCCATTGTCATCGACTATCAAGGGCTATCGGTGGCTGAAATTACCGATTTGCGCAGGCGTTTGCGTCCTATTGGCGGCTCTTGCAAAATTGCCAAAAATACTCTAATGCGCATCGCTGTTGAGGGAGACGACAATTGGCAGCCCATGCAGGAGTTTCTCAAGGGAGCTTCTGCTTTGATGACAGTCAAAGAAGATGTTGGAGGGGCAGTCAAAGCTTACAAGAGCTTCCAAAAAGACAAAAAGAAAACCGAACTACGCGGTGGCGTCATGGAAGGTCGCGCCTTGACTAAAGCTCAAGTCGAGGCACTGGCTGACCTGCCCTCTAAGGAACAATTGATCGGGCAAATTGCTGGCGCAATTAACGCCTTGGCAACCAAGATTGCCGTTGGCATCAACGAAGTTCCCTCTTCTCTTGCACGCGTCCTGCAAGCCTATGCCGAAAAAGAACAAGGCGATGCTGCCAGTTAA
- the rplL gene encoding 50S ribosomal protein L7/L12: protein MSAATDEILEKLKSLTLLEAAELVKQIEETFGVSAAAPVGGMVMAAPGAAAAPAEAVEEKTEFDVILEEVPADKKIAVLKEVRTITGLGLKEAKDLVEATPKPLKEGIKKEDAEEIKKKLEGVGAKVSVK from the coding sequence ATGTCTGCTGCAACCGATGAAATTTTGGAGAAACTAAAATCCCTGACCCTTTTAGAAGCCGCCGAGCTAGTCAAACAGATCGAAGAAACCTTCGGCGTAAGCGCTGCTGCACCTGTTGGCGGCATGGTGATGGCTGCTCCTGGTGCTGCTGCCGCGCCCGCTGAAGCCGTAGAAGAAAAAACCGAATTTGATGTCATCCTTGAAGAAGTACCTGCCGATAAGAAAATTGCCGTTCTTAAAGAAGTCCGTACTATCACTGGTTTAGGTCTCAAGGAAGCCAAAGATTTGGTTGAAGCCACTCCCAAGCCCCTCAAAGAAGGCATCAAAAAAGAAGATGCTGAAGAAATCAAGAAAAAGCTCGAAGGAGTTGGTGCAAAAGTCAGCGTGAAGTAA
- the lpxA gene encoding acyl-ACP--UDP-N-acetylglucosamine O-acyltransferase encodes MGDVPLNTLIHPTAVIDPKAELHPTVRVGSYAVIGEKVTIGAQTTIGAHVVLEGPAEIGESNRIFPGAVIGSEPQDLKYKGAASWVKVGDNNQIREYVTINRATDEGEATVIGNNNLLMAYAHVAHNCIIEDEVVIANSVALAGHIHIESKARISGVLGVHQFVRIGSLSMVGGMSRIERDVPPYTIVEGNPARVRSLNLVGLRRAGLSSEEIGHLKKAFRLLYRSDKTLQEALEQLELLPHNEYIQHFHRFLQSSISGEGRRGPIPGR; translated from the coding sequence ATCGGAGATGTCCCGTTGAATACGTTAATTCATCCTACTGCTGTAATTGACCCCAAGGCTGAACTGCATCCAACCGTTCGAGTCGGTTCCTACGCAGTAATCGGAGAAAAAGTAACCATTGGCGCCCAAACGACTATCGGTGCCCATGTCGTTCTAGAAGGGCCCGCAGAAATCGGAGAAAGCAATCGCATTTTTCCTGGCGCTGTTATCGGTTCGGAACCCCAAGACTTGAAGTATAAGGGAGCAGCTAGCTGGGTAAAAGTTGGCGATAATAATCAGATTCGCGAGTATGTAACGATCAACCGGGCAACTGATGAAGGAGAAGCCACTGTTATTGGCAATAATAATTTACTGATGGCTTATGCTCACGTCGCCCATAACTGCATAATCGAAGATGAAGTAGTTATTGCCAATTCCGTAGCTTTAGCAGGTCACATTCATATCGAATCAAAAGCCAGAATAAGCGGCGTATTGGGCGTTCACCAATTTGTTCGCATTGGCAGTCTGTCAATGGTAGGCGGAATGAGCCGAATCGAGCGGGACGTACCGCCCTATACCATAGTAGAAGGAAACCCTGCCAGAGTGCGATCGCTCAATTTGGTCGGTTTGCGACGAGCAGGTTTGAGTTCCGAGGAAATCGGACATCTCAAAAAAGCTTTCCGTCTTCTCTATCGTTCCGATAAAACGCTTCAAGAAGCCTTAGAGCAACTGGAATTGCTGCCTCATAACGAATATATCCAGCATTTTCATCGCTTTTTACAGTCCTCTATCTCCGGCGAAGGACGGCGAGGACCGATTCCGGGGAGATGA
- the lpxB gene encoding lipid-A-disaccharide synthase, with translation MRIFISTGEVSGDLQGAMLVDALKRQAKARNIELEIVALGGDRMAAAGAKLLENTTAIGSIGPIESLSFVLPTLKIQRRAKQALQQNPPDLLILIDYLEPNLAIGSYVRQHLPQVPIVYYIAPQDWVWAPLLENNQGLFKLTNQILTQKSKQLVQIIDRLLAIFPGEARYFQEKGVLVSWIGHPLLDRIETAPSREQARQLLGIEPDRLAIALLPASRKQELKYLLPVICEAAKQIQAKLPQVHFWIPISLEAYRSAISAAVKDYGLQATLLEGKTLEAIAAADLAITKSGTVNLEIALLNVPQVVLYRVSPITIWIARNLLNFSIPFMSPSNLVVMKSIVPELFQEEATPERIVRESLELLLNRDRRQQTLADYSQMRACLGEVGVCDRAANEILEFVSHLHVD, from the coding sequence ATGCGAATTTTTATCAGTACGGGCGAGGTTTCTGGAGATTTGCAAGGGGCAATGCTAGTCGATGCCCTAAAACGTCAGGCAAAAGCCAGGAATATAGAATTAGAAATTGTTGCCTTGGGAGGCGATCGCATGGCAGCAGCAGGGGCAAAACTGTTGGAAAATACGACGGCAATTGGTTCTATAGGACCGATCGAATCTTTGTCCTTTGTTTTACCGACCCTAAAAATTCAGCGTCGTGCCAAACAGGCTTTGCAACAAAATCCACCCGATTTATTAATATTAATTGATTATCTCGAACCTAATTTAGCGATTGGCAGTTACGTTCGTCAGCATTTGCCGCAAGTTCCTATTGTTTATTATATTGCCCCCCAAGATTGGGTTTGGGCACCTTTACTAGAAAATAACCAAGGATTATTTAAACTTACTAACCAAATACTAACCCAGAAAAGCAAGCAACTGGTTCAAATCATAGACCGATTGTTGGCAATTTTTCCAGGAGAGGCTCGTTATTTTCAGGAGAAAGGCGTGTTGGTCAGTTGGATAGGTCATCCCTTGTTAGATCGCATTGAGACGGCACCGAGTCGCGAACAAGCACGTCAATTGTTAGGAATCGAACCAGATCGACTAGCCATTGCCCTTCTTCCTGCTTCCCGCAAGCAAGAGTTGAAATATCTTCTCCCCGTCATTTGCGAGGCAGCTAAACAAATACAAGCTAAATTACCTCAAGTTCATTTCTGGATTCCCATCTCTTTAGAAGCTTATCGCAGCGCGATCTCAGCGGCAGTTAAAGACTACGGTTTGCAAGCAACTTTACTTGAGGGCAAGACGCTAGAAGCAATTGCCGCCGCCGATTTAGCTATTACCAAGTCGGGAACGGTAAATCTCGAAATTGCCTTACTCAACGTCCCTCAAGTGGTTCTCTATCGGGTTAGCCCCATCACGATCTGGATTGCTCGCAATTTACTAAATTTTTCTATTCCCTTCATGTCACCGTCCAATTTAGTCGTCATGAAGTCTATCGTGCCAGAACTTTTTCAAGAAGAAGCGACTCCAGAAAGAATCGTTCGCGAATCCCTAGAACTGTTGTTAAATCGCGATCGCCGCCAGCAAACTTTAGCCGATTACTCGCAAATGCGTGCTTGTTTGGGAGAAGTGGGAGTTTGCGATCGCGCTGCCAATGAAATTCTAGAATTCGTCAGCCATTTGCATGTCGATTAG
- a CDS encoding DUF4347 domain-containing protein, which translates to MFFVGETVIIIDSAVKDYQSLVSGIVPGTKVFVLDSEEDGVEQITRILKKFSNVAALHIVSHGSPGCLYLSNSQLSLDTLNRYSQQLQSWPAPNLLLYGCNVAAGDAGEEFLEKLHRLTGAAVAASSSPIGHQSLGGNWHLDTQIGTVNASLPIGEESLSRWKGLLQQLLIAVTSNPVVAPDGLSATYQNVGTLNGVLVDLRGTIVSDSNASQSFSWSRSGNDIGLSINSGTAGREVTILWEVFQAGTTTPISANVTFTVADIDGNSPGNPIETILAVPNRYTVNSPTNLIVNTVQGVVEAQGSANQNSEPSSAINYQWDNVSSWQVTHRIIPNGGGRFFQIDGNLEFVFSNPVTIVVPVANNDNFSTNEDTAINGNVLVDNGNGADSDPNSNPLTVTAVNGTAVSSGTPTTIILGSGASITMNADGTFSYNPNNAYQTLAVGQTATEAFQYTISNGAGGGTNTATVNVAIAGVNDPPVNNLQSATGNINEDNPLTFNSANSNRISITDVDAGSSPTVTLTASNGILTLGSTANVTVTGDGTGTVTVSGSLANVNNALNGLVFTPSPNFNGLTSIQIQTDDGNGGTDTDSITITVNPQPDPPALDLNGSASGQNFSNTVIGSGIAVNVASATEATGEDPDGDEVQTITIALSGVADGANEILTIGGTAVPLVDGSATGTAGGTTFAIAVSGSTITITRQGGGIIPNADFTALLRGITYQNNRPTPTDGDRVFTFTASDGTATSSPVISTINVSADTDGDGIINVNDLDDDNDGIPDAIEQNGDPNRDTDGDGIIDSIDLDSDNDGITDLRESGLSDSQIAALDTNNDGIIDSGFGTNGLADAVETTSDSGSLNYTLANSDGDGVPDFQDLDSDGDGLFDLLEAGGTDIDNNGEIDNFSDGNANGLGDSVDPSSGGTPLPVLDTDGDGVANYRDLDSDNDGILDSTEQNGNPNRDTDGDGILDSLDLDSDNDGITDVVEAGGIDANGDGIIDNFSDSNGNGLADSVDPAAGGTPLSLPDTDGDGIRDFQDLDSDNDGITDAVEAGGIDANGDGIIDNFSDSNGNGLADSVEGSPLPVPDTDGDGIRDF; encoded by the coding sequence ATGTTTTTTGTGGGTGAGACTGTTATCATTATCGATTCTGCTGTTAAGGACTATCAAAGCCTAGTCAGCGGTATCGTCCCCGGAACAAAAGTTTTTGTCCTCGACTCGGAGGAGGATGGAGTCGAGCAAATTACAAGAATTCTCAAGAAATTTTCTAATGTCGCTGCACTTCACATTGTCTCTCACGGCTCTCCTGGCTGCTTGTATCTAAGCAACAGCCAACTAAGTTTAGATACGCTAAACCGCTACAGCCAACAGCTTCAATCTTGGCCAGCTCCTAACCTTCTCCTCTACGGTTGTAACGTGGCGGCTGGAGATGCGGGTGAAGAGTTTCTTGAAAAGCTCCATCGCCTCACCGGAGCTGCTGTTGCTGCCTCAAGTTCCCCCATCGGTCATCAATCTCTTGGAGGCAATTGGCATTTAGATACCCAGATTGGAACTGTTAATGCTTCGTTGCCCATTGGCGAGGAATCTCTAAGTCGCTGGAAAGGCTTGCTCCAACAGCTCCTTATCGCAGTAACGAGCAACCCGGTAGTTGCCCCAGACGGACTCTCGGCTACCTATCAAAATGTTGGCACGCTCAACGGTGTTCTAGTTGACTTGAGGGGAACGATCGTTAGTGACTCAAATGCTTCACAGTCATTCAGTTGGAGCAGATCGGGTAATGATATCGGACTCAGTATTAATTCTGGCACTGCTGGCAGAGAAGTAACCATTCTTTGGGAAGTTTTCCAGGCAGGAACCACTACTCCGATCTCTGCTAATGTTACTTTTACCGTTGCGGATATAGATGGGAACAGTCCGGGCAATCCGATAGAAACGATATTGGCTGTTCCTAACAGATACACGGTCAACAGTCCCACGAATCTGATCGTTAATACCGTACAAGGTGTGGTAGAAGCTCAGGGGAGTGCAAATCAGAACAGCGAACCTTCGTCTGCGATCAATTATCAATGGGATAATGTCTCCTCCTGGCAAGTGACGCATAGGATTATACCCAATGGTGGCGGTCGCTTTTTCCAAATAGACGGCAATCTAGAGTTTGTCTTTTCCAATCCCGTTACAATTGTCGTCCCTGTCGCTAACAACGATAATTTCTCCACGAACGAAGATACTGCCATTAACGGAAACGTTTTAGTCGATAATGGCAACGGTGCAGATAGCGACCCTAATTCAAATCCCCTGACAGTCACTGCGGTTAATGGGACTGCCGTTAGTTCGGGTACGCCTACCACTATTATCCTTGGTTCCGGCGCTTCGATCACGATGAATGCCGACGGGACTTTCTCCTACAATCCCAACAATGCTTATCAAACCCTTGCAGTTGGTCAAACAGCTACCGAAGCATTTCAATATACTATCTCGAACGGTGCGGGTGGGGGTACAAATACTGCGACAGTTAACGTTGCGATCGCGGGCGTTAACGATCCGCCCGTCAATAATCTTCAGAGTGCTACAGGGAACATTAACGAGGACAATCCTCTCACTTTCAATAGTGCCAACAGCAACCGGATCAGCATTACCGATGTCGATGCTGGCTCCAGCCCAACAGTAACCCTTACTGCCAGCAACGGTATCCTGACGCTAGGCAGTACTGCTAACGTTACCGTCACTGGCGATGGCACGGGCACTGTAACCGTCAGCGGTTCGTTAGCAAATGTTAATAATGCCCTCAATGGACTTGTCTTTACCCCTAGTCCCAACTTCAATGGTTTGACTAGCATTCAAATCCAAACTGACGATGGCAACGGCGGAACTGATACAGACAGCATTACCATCACCGTCAACCCCCAGCCCGACCCGCCCGCTCTCGACCTCAACGGCAGTGCTAGCGGTCAAAATTTCAGTAATACCGTTATTGGAAGCGGCATTGCCGTAAACGTTGCTAGCGCTACAGAAGCAACAGGTGAAGACCCCGACGGCGATGAGGTTCAAACAATAACTATCGCCTTGTCTGGCGTAGCCGATGGAGCTAATGAAATTCTAACCATCGGCGGAACAGCAGTTCCTCTAGTCGATGGTAGCGCTACTGGTACAGCCGGAGGTACGACCTTTGCTATCGCTGTTAGCGGCAGCACGATTACTATTACCAGGCAAGGCGGAGGGATTATTCCCAATGCCGATTTCACGGCTTTGTTGCGGGGCATTACCTACCAAAACAATAGGCCAACACCAACAGATGGCGATCGCGTTTTCACTTTTACTGCCAGTGACGGAACCGCAACCAGTAGCCCCGTTATCAGCACTATCAACGTTAGTGCAGATACCGATGGGGACGGCATTATCAATGTCAATGACCTTGACGACGATAATGATGGCATTCCCGATGCCATCGAACAAAATGGAGATCCTAACCGTGACACGGACGGCGACGGGATCATCGACAGCATTGACCTCGATAGCGATAACGACGGAATTACCGATTTGCGCGAAAGCGGTCTGAGCGACTCCCAAATTGCAGCTCTCGATACCAATAATGATGGCATTATAGACTCTGGCTTCGGAACCAACGGTCTTGCCGATGCCGTTGAAACTACTTCCGACTCCGGCAGTCTCAACTACACTCTTGCTAATAGCGACGGCGATGGAGTTCCAGATTTCCAAGACTTAGATAGCGATGGCGACGGTCTTTTCGATTTACTCGAAGCAGGCGGAACCGATATCGACAATAACGGCGAGATAGATAATTTTAGCGACGGAAATGCTAACGGACTAGGAGACAGCGTCGATCCAAGTTCAGGAGGCACGCCTCTACCCGTACTTGATACGGATGGCGATGGCGTAGCTAACTACCGCGACCTCGACAGCGACAACGACGGCATCTTAGATAGCACCGAACAAAACGGAAATCCGAATCGCGATACTGATGGCGACGGGATTCTCGACAGCCTCGACCTCGACAGCGACAACGACGGGATTACTGACGTTGTCGAAGCAGGCGGAATCGACGCTAACGGCGATGGCATTATCGACAATTTCAGCGATAGCAACGGCAACGGATTAGCCGACAGCGTTGACCCAGCAGCGGGAGGCACGCCCCTATCTCTCCCCGATACCGACGGCGATGGCATCAGGGATTTCCAAGACTTAGATAGCGATAATGATGGAATTACTGATGCCGTTGAAGCTGGAGGCATCGACGCCAACGGCGATGGCATTATCGACAATTTCAGCGATAGCAACGGCAACGGATTAGCCGACAGCGTAGAAGGATCTCCGTTGCCTGTACCCGATACCGACGGCGATGGCATCAGAGATTTCTAA